Genomic segment of Paenalkalicoccus suaedae:
CAAGTATTTGCGGGTAATGCTCCTGAAAGTGCGACAAATTTAGTGTTGTTAAATGCAGGGGCTGCCTTATATGTAGCTAGAAAGGCCTCCACAATTAAAGCGGGAGTGGCGCAAGCGAAAGAAGCACTCGGAGAACAAGCAATTGCTCATCTTCAGTCAATGAGAGCAGAAAAGGAAGTGCAATCATGACAATATTGGATACGATTGTTGAGAGAAAAAAGCAGGAAGTTCAATTAATAGAGATTCCTTCTGAGCGACTAGTCGAGCGCGAGAGGCTCTCTCTTGTTGATTCGATTAAAAAGAGTCAGCACCCAATGGGAATCATCGCGGAAGTGAAAAAAGCGAGTCCTTCTAAAGGGATACTTGTACAGGATTTTGATCCACTGGCCATTGCAGAAGAATACGAGAAGCTTCAGGTAGCGGGTATTTCGGTGCTGACAGATAAAGATTTTTTCCAAGGGGACGATCGTTATTTAACAGCTATTAAAGAGGCCGTTTCGATCCCTATCTTAAGAAAAGATTTTATTATCGATCATAAGCAAGTCATGCAAGCAGATAGAATTGGATCAGATGCTATTTTGCTCATTGCTGCCATATTAGACGGTACGCAATTAAAAGAGCTTTATGAGCATGCGAGAGAGCTATCTATGGATGTTTTAGTAGAAGTTCACAACGAAGAGGAAATTGAAAAAGTAGTAACTCACATTAAGCCAGAGCTAATTGGCGTGAACAATCGAAACTTAAAAACCTTTGAAACAAGCTTAGCAAATTCAGAACGTTTAAAGCCTTACTTGCCGAAGGATGCTCTTTTTATCAGTGAGAGCGGAATAGCAACGTCTAGCGATACAGCCTTTTTAAATCAAATTGGAGTCGATGGACTATTAGTAGGCGAAGGGTTTATGAAAAGCGACAATAAGCACGAGTTCCTTAAAGCGTTGTTTGGTGATCAGTCATGACTGATCTCAAATACTGTGGAATGCGTTCAGAAATAGATTACCAGAAGGCCATGAAAACAAAAGCAGATTATCTTGGATTTATTTTTGTGAAAAGTAAGCGTCAGGTTGATCCGAACGACGTACGTAATTGGGTCAATACACACGGACGCCATGGTAAAAAGCTAGTCGGGGTGTTTGTAAATGAAGATATTGAATCAATTGTAAACACGGCAAACGTAGCTCAGTTAGACGGTTTGCAGTTGCATGGAACAGAGGACGTTAAAACGGTAAGGGCCCTTAAAGAGCAAACGGACTGCTTTATTATTAAAACGATCCATCATAATAAAGATGCCTTAAAGACGATGGCAGCGTATAACGATCTTGTCGACATCTTTTTAGTAGACACAAAAACAGAGACAGAGTGGGGTGGCTCTGGTATCTCCTTTGACTGGAAAGCTATTCCTTCATACAAGGAGCAAGCTAAAACGCAGGATACGCCACTTTTTGTAGCTGGCGGTATCACCCCAGATAATGTGAACGACTTAATGTCTTTTAAACCTGATGGCATTGATGTTTCGTCAGGTATTGAATCAGCAGCGTCAAAAGATGAAAGGAAGATGAAAAAAATGGCAGAATCAGTCAAGAAAACGTATCAAGCACCAGACCATTTAGGTCGCTTTGGTGATTTTGGTGGTAAATATGTTCCTGAAACACTGATGTACGCGCTTGAAGAGCTTGAAGAAGCATATAAGGAAGCGCAACAGGATGAGTCATTTAAACAAGCCTTAATCAAAGAGCTGTATGAATATTCTGGTCGTCCTACGGCGATGACATATGCAGAAAGACTGTCCGAACATTACGGTGGAGCGCAAATTTACTTGAAGCGAGAGGATCTTAATCATACAGGTGCTCACAAAATCAATAATGCGCTAGCTCAGGGACTTTTAGCGATGCGTATGGGAAAGAAACAGATTATCGCTGAAACAGGAGCTGGTCAGCACGGTGTAGCATCTGCGACAGTTGCCGCAAGGTTTGGACTGAGCTGTAAGGTATTTATGGGAGCAGAAGATATTCGTCGCCAAGAGCTTAACGTATTTCGTATGAGACTATTAGGAGCGGAAGTAATAGAAGTACAATCAGGCGGTAAAACGTTAAAGGATGCTACAAATGAAGCAATTCGCCACTGGGTTGCAAATGTAGAAGATACATTTTATCTGATTGGAAGTGCAGTAGGCCCTCATCCATATCCAATGATGGTTCGTGACTTTCAAAGTGTGATTGGGGAAGAGAGTATTGCGCAGATGAAGCGTATGATTGGCCGTTTGCCTGATGAGGTAGTTGCATGTGTTGGTGGAGGAAGTAACGCAATCGGGATGTTCCACCCATTCATTAACTATGACGATGTCGCGTTAACTGGCATTGAGGCTGCTGGTAAAGGTGTTGACACAACCGAACATGCAGCAACGTTAACAAGAGGTCGTAAAGGTGTCTTACACGGATCACTTTCTTACCTTCTGCAAGACGAAAATGGGAATATAACAGAGCCTTACTCCATTTCAGCAGGACTTGATTATCCAGGTATAGGTCCTGAGCATGCACACCTTCGTGATATTAAGCGAGTTAACTATGAATCCGTCACAGATGATGAAGCAATGAAAGCATTAAAAGACCTTTGTGAGCTTGAAGGTATTTTACCAGCAATCGAAACAGCGCATGCACTAGCATATGTAGAAAGACATGCTAAAACGATGTCGAAAGACGATGTATTACTCGTTTGTCTCTCTGGACGAGGAGATAAAGACGTGATGACGATTCAAGAGACATTGGAGGCAGATAAGGGATGAACCGTTTAAAACAAGATGCTTTTCAATCTAAAAAAGAACGTTTTGTACCATATATTATGAGCAGTGACCCGTCTTATGAGGCTTCCATCGATATTGCGTTAACGCTTGAAGAAGCAGGCGTTGACGCAATTGAGTGGGGCGTACCATTTAGTGATCCACTAGCTGATGGACCAGTTATTCAAGAGGCCGGTGATCGTGCTCGTAAAGCAGGCGGTGGTCTGCGTCGGGCAGTTGAAGGAGCAAAAGAAGCACGCGCAAAAGGATTAACGGTTCCGCTTGTCCTATTCACGTACATTAACCCTGTATTATCTGTTGGTTTTAAAGAGGTAATAGAGCTAATGGAGGACGCAGATATGGATGGGATTTTAATTCCTGATCTTCCTTTTGAGGAGAGCGAGGAATTACGTGCACTATGTAATGAGAAAGGGATTTCGTTAATTTCATTAGTTGCACCAAGCTCTAAAAATCGGATGGAGAAAATTAGTCGTCTTGGCGATGGATTTATTTATTACGTGACTTCCCTAGGTGTTACAGGTACGAGAGAGAGTTTTGCTGAGGAGCTTTCCGAGTCTATCCAAAAGTTACGCGACGTTGCTTCCGTTCCTGTGCTTGCTGGATTTGGTATATCCACCCGTGAGCACGTCCAGCACTTCCAATCGATCGCCGACGGCGTCATTGTAGGTAGTGCCTTAGTGCGCTTTATTTCAGAGCGTGAGGATACCCTATTACAAGCAAATCGGGAAAAACCTTTGCAGGAGATTAAATCATTTATTGAAGAGCTTTGCTCTTAGTATAGAGGAGGAATTGTCTTGAAGATTAAATCAACGCTCCACGGTCTAACCCCATATCAACCTGGGAAGCCGATGGAGGAAGTAAAGCGCGAGCTTGGTCTTGATGAAGTAGTTAAGCTTGCTTCAAATGAAAATCCATACGGTGCTTCAGATAGCGTCCAAGCAGCGATTCAAGAAGCAGTATCTTCTATTGCTATTTATCCAGATGGTGGAGCGGCAAAACTCCGTCAAAAAGTGGCGGAGCTTCACAATATTGACGAGCAACAGATTATTTTTGGGAATGGCTCGGATGAAGTCATCCTTATTCTATGTCGTGCATTATTAAGTGCTGGTGATTCGATTGTGACGGCTACACCGACGTTTCCCCAATATAAGCATAACGCCGTTATTGAGGGGGCGAATGTGATCGAAGTGCCCTTAGTAAATGGAACGCATGATTTAGATGCGATGTACGATGCGATTGATGAGACGACTAAAATTGTTTTTGTTTGTAATCCTAATAATCCATCAGGAACGTATGTGAACGAAGAGGCGTTTATGTCCTTTTTAAAGCGTGTCCCTAAAGACGTTTTAGTAGTGAGTGATGAGGCGTATGAAGAGTACGTCACTGCAGAGGACTACCCCGACACAATTCCTCTAATCAAGAACTATGATAATTTGATGGTATTACGCACTTTTTCGAAAGCGTATGGCATTGCATCGCTACGAGTTGGTTATGGTGTTGCGAATGCAAGTTTTATACAAGGGATTGAACCAGGTCGTGAGCCGTTTAATACGAATAGTATCGCGCAGGCAGCAGCACTTGCAGCTTTAGATGACCAAGATTTCATTGCGGATTGTAAGGTTAAAAACAAAGAAGAGCTAGAGCTGTTTGAAGCATTTTGTGAGGATAACGGATTTCCGTATTATCCGTCTCAAACGAACTTTCTCTTGTTTAGTGTGAACAAGCCAGGTGGAGAGGTATTTGATTACTTACTGCGCAAAGGCTTCATCGTTCGTAACGGAGAGGCTTTAGGATTCCCTTCCTATGTTCGAGTAACGCTCGGCACAAAAGAGCAAAATGAGCGCATTCGATCACTATTAACAGATTGGCTACTTTAGGAGGATTCACGTGAGTAAACAAATTGCATTAATTGGACTTGGTTTAATAGGGGGGTCTCTTGCTCTAGCAATTAAGAGCGGACTCCCTAAAGCACAAATCAAGGGCTTCGATATTGATCAAAACTCTGTCAAGCTCGCTTCGACTCTGCAAATTATCGACGAGCAGGCAGAATCTCTTGAAGATGCTGTGAGAGATGCAGATATTATTATTTTAGCTGCTCCTGTAGAGAGCACGATTAAGTTGATTCAGCAACTAGAGACGCTACCGCTTCAAGCTGGTGCCATTGTGACAGACGTTGGAAGTACAAAAGAAACGGTTGTCGTTGCGGGTAATAAACTGCAATCAAAAGGAGTCTTTTTTATCGGAGGTCATCCGATGGCAGGCTCTCATAAAACAGGCGTTGAAGCATCGATTGAACGCCTATTCGAGAATGCCTATTACGTATTAACGCCAGCAGAAGGCGTGCCTGATAATAAGCTTATTCAGCTACAAAACGTGTTAAAGGGGACAAAAGCAAAATTTATTCAGTTAGAGCCAGCCTCGCATGATCGATTTGCTGGGCTCATCAGTCATTTCCCACATATCGTTGCATCTGCTCTCGTTCATCACGTGGCAAAAGCAGGCGATGAAGATCCATTGATTACGCAGCTTGCAGCTGGTGGATTTAGAGACATCACGCGGATTGCGTCTGCTTCTCCAACGATGTGGCGAGATATACTCATGCACAATAAAGAGCAACTACTCCCAATGATTCAAGAGTGGAATGCTATTATGAAGAACGTCGAGGACATGCTACATACGGATGATGATGAAGCTATTTATGCCTTTTTTGCCGATGCAAAGGATGTTCGTGATAACTTACCATCTAAGAAAAAAGGGGCTATGCTTCCTTTTTATGATTTATATGTAGACATTCCTGACCATCCTGGCGTTATTTCGGATGTTACAGCAATATTAGCTAAGGCGAGTATTAGCATTACCAACATTCGAATTATTGAAGCACGCGAAGGCATAATGGGGGCATTAAGACTTAGCTTCCGTTCTGAAGAAGATTTAACTGTCGCAAAACAACAATTAGAAGAGCACGCATATGAAGCGTACGATGTACAGTAAGAGGAGGCGTCTATGGAGAAGGTGATTTATCAAGCGAAAAAGCCCCTACAAGGGACAGTGGTGACTCCTGGAGACAAGTCGATCAGCCATAGATCGGTTATGTTTGCGGCCATCGCGGAGGGCACATCGGAGATTACGGGCTTTCTCCGAGGTCAAGACTGCTTAAGCACGATTTCATGTATGAGACAGCTAGGTGTAAAAATTGAAGAGACTGAGGATAAAATAATTGTCCACGGGAAAGGCGTTCATGGCTTAACAGAACCAAAAGAAATATTAGACGTTGGTAATTCAGGGACGACGATCCGACTTCTCTCTGGAATTTTAGCAGGTCAACCTTTTGCGTCTATGTTAATTGGGGATGATTCCATTGCAAAACGACCTATGAGAAGAGTCACAGGACCGTTAAAAATGATGAACGCAACGATTGACGGTAGAGATTATGCAAACTTAACGCCAATTGCTATTCGAGGTGGCAGTTTACAAGGGATGTCGTATGTATCTCCTGTTGCTAGTGCGCAGGTGAAGTCTGCCATTTTACTAGCAGGTCTTTATGCAAATGGCACGACGACAGTTGCTGAACCTCATAAGTCACGAGATCATACGGAAAGAATGTTGCAAGCTTTTGGAGTCGATGTCACTTCTTCGGAGCTTTCGGCATCCATTCAAGGTGGACAAAAGCTTACTGCGACTAATGTGCACGTTCCTGGAGACGTATCTTCTGCTACATTTATGCTCGTTGCGGCTGCTATTGTACCTGATAGTGATGTTACTCTTACTAATGTAGGGTTAAATCCAACGAGATCAGGTATTATTGATGTGCTCGAGCGTATGGGGGCGTCCCTTACATTTTCTAACGAAAAGACGGTGGGGGGAGAGCCAGTGGCGGATATTCGAATTCGCTATCAGGAGCTAACCTCGACAACCGTTGAGGGAGCGGAAATTCCTCGGTTGATTGATGAGATTCCTGCTATTGCGCTGTTAGCAACGCAAGCGAAAGGGACTACCGTGATTAAAGACGCAGAAGAACTAAAAGTAAAGGAAACGAATCGGATCGATACGGTTGTTTTACAGCTCCAGAAGCTCGGTGCGTCGATTGAAGCGACGGATGATGGTATGATCATCCATGGTGGGGAATCGTTGCACGGTGGAAGCGCAGAGAGCTATCACGATCATCGTATCGGCATGACTATGGCTCTCGCTGGTCTCATCTCAGAGAATCCAGTGTCTGTTTCAGGAACAGATGCGATTGCAGTCTCCTATCCAAATTTCTTCACTCATTTAGAAGAACTCCAAGGAGATTCATGATTCATTGCCTATCAGACGAAAATCTGGTAGGCTTTTGTGCGCAGAGATATTTGAGGAGGCTATAAGTAATGAATGAAAAAGTAGCACGCATCGTGAAAATGATAGAAGACGGCCAGCATGAAAAAGGCCTTCAAGATTTAGCGGCTTATGTAAAAGAAGCTGATGATGAAACGAGACGAGATATAGCAGAGCTTTATTTCCAGCTAGGTTTAGTCGATAAGGCGCTTGAGATCACAGAGGAACTCATGTTCTCTTATCCGGATAATGGAGAGCTGTTTGCGTTTGCCTCAGAGTGCTACATTGAGCTAGGTAAAGAGCAGGAAGCACTAGATATGCTAAATGAAATTAAAAAAGATGGTCCTGCATTTTTACAGGCGCAACTATTACTTGCAGACCTATATGAAAGTCAAGGACTAGAAGAGGTTGCCGAACAAAAGCTGTTAGAAGCAATCAAGCAGTTGCCGAATGAGGTTGTATTATTATATGGATTAGGTGAATTCTATCTAAATCGAGGCGATTTTAAGCAGGCGATCTCTTATTACAAGCGAGTGATTCATCAGGACGATTTAAGTGATCTACCTGTTGATCCTCGCATTCGACTGGCAGAAGCGTTTAGCGCCACGGGTCAATTTGAAGAAGCGCTCGATTATTATAAAAAAGGTCTTCAAGAAGAGCGTACGACAGAGGCTATGTACGGGTATGGTGTCACAGCTATGCAGCTAGAGGATTACGAAACGGCAATTGATGCGTTTACCGTTGTACTAAAGCAGGATCCTGACTTTACGACTGCTTATGCCAACCTAGGTAAGGCTTACATGGCTATTAAGAAATGGGAGGACGCTCAGGAGACATTTGAAGAAGGCTTACGTCGCGATGAATACAATGAGAGCTTGTATTTGGAGCTTGCTAGACTCTTGCTTTCTCAAGGGCATGGAGAAGACGGACAAGTCTTTTTAGAGAAGGTAATAGCACTCAATCCATCGAACTTGTCAGCTGTGACGGAAGCGTTGCGCTACTATGATGACGTTGAGGATTATGATGCGATGCTTGACCTCGTTCGTTTTTTAGATGATTACAATGAGTTTGATCCGCTGTTTGAACGATATCGTGCTAAAGCACTTTACGAAGCGGATGATATCACTGGTGCTATTCAAGCCTATGATATTGCTATAGCTGAACTCGCTGAAGAGGTAACTCTTTACGAAGAGGCTTATCCTGTTTATTTTGCTAACGGTCAAAGAGAAAAAGCGCTAGAGCTACTTCGAAAAATAGTCGTGTTAGATCCAGAGCGAGAGGATATAGCTATGAGGATTGAAGATTTAGAGCAAGAAAGTTGAAACGTTTGCAGGATATTGAGCGTGAATGTAGAATAAGTATAACAACCGATAAATGTTAAGAAACTTTTTCGCTCGAATCTGACTTATCAAGGGAGGGGTCGTGATGAATAGTCCAATTCCAGTAATGGAGAAAAGGGACTTTCTAAAGTGGTTCCTAGAAAAGTACCAGCTAAAGCGACGAGAGTGTGCATGGCTTTTAAACTTTTTAATGAGTGACGACATCTTAATGGAGCGCGTGCATTTTGTTGAACAAGCAGAGTTTTGCCCAAAAGCGCTCATGATTTCCGCTAACAACGTGGATCAAGTTCCGTTTGCGTTTCACAAAAATCAGCACGTGACAATGGATGCGGAAAAGTCCTTTCATGATATTCGGTTAAATAGAAATGAAGATATTTATATCCAGCTAAACTTCAAAGATAAGCATGCACTACCCCAATATGTTGCGGTGCTTGAGGAGAATCCTTATCTTCCGGCTAATGTTGCTGAAGAAACGGTTCAGAGTTTACTTGCAGAAATGGTACTCGATGAATCGATTCGACATAAGCAGTTAACGGAGCTTTCTCTTCAAATCGACCTTGCGTTAGAGCACGGAGATAAAGCGCGCTTCTTGGAACTATCAAAACAATATTCGGAGCTAAAAGCCCTGTACTCTTAGGGCTTTTCTTTTTTGGAGGTCTAAAAGATGAAGTGGATCGAATCGGATTATAAGACATTTGTAAAGGCAAAAGAATATGTGGATACTGTCATTATTCCACTTATTCCGGTAGAGGCAGGTCGCAATCAAGCGGACAGTGTTAGAATGAGCGAGTTTACAGGCTTTTTAACAGACTATCTAGAGCGACAGTTTATGGGGAGGCTATTGTTAACCCCTGCGTTCACGTATTTACCTACAGAAGAGAAAGATGCCTTGCAAAAGCGGGCTGAAAGCTTTGCTTCGCATTTTAAAGATGCATCCTTACCTCACGTCTTTTTTGTGACAGCTGATATGGCATGGCGCCATCTTATTGAGCCTGAAGTTGGAGAGCTAATTTGGATTCCATCATTCTCTGTAGCTGATATGGAAGCGGCTAAAAGACAACAAGCGTTTGAACAACAGGCGAAGCAAATAATCCCTTTATTTACGGAAAAATGGAACGACACGAAATAGACATTATTCTTGCAAAATGTTTTCCCGGATTATATTGACAGCCCGTGTTTTGTTAAGCTATCATTAAATAGTCTTAGTATGATAAATTATAAAAATGTGTGTAGAAACGGTAGTGAGGAGGGAAGGTCGTGAGCGAGAAAAAGCATCGGGTATCTAGACGCCAATTTTTAACCTATACACTTACAGGTGTAGGCGGTTTCATGGCAGCAGGAATGCTCGCTCCAATGGTCAGAATGGCATTGGATCCAGCGCTTGAGGCAGGTGGAGATTCAGAATTTGTTTCTATCGGTCTAAGCGAAGCTGACTTAACAGAAGAACCACAACGAGTAGATTTCTCCGTAGAATTAGAGGACGGTTGGTATACTTCTGAACAATCAAGATCTGCATGGGTATTCCTAAATGAAGGGGAAGTCATGGCTCTGTCTCCTGTTTGTACACATCTAGGATGTACAGTGGATTGGAACACAAGTCCGGAAAACCAAGATCAGTTCTTCTGTCCATGTCACTTTGGACGATTCGAACGAGATGGTACGAACGTTCCGGGGACACCACCAACGCGTCCATTGGATGTGTATGATGTAGAGGTTCGAGATGGAATGATTTACTTAGGACAAATTAATCAGCGTTAAGGGGGGCCAAATAATGCTTCAGAAAGTGTATGACTGGGTGGACGAGCGGCTTGATATTACCCCATTATGGCGCGATATTGCAGACCACGAAGTTCCTGAGCACGTGAACCCTGCCCATCATTTTTCAGCGTTCGTTTATTGTTTTGGTGGCTTGACATTTTTCGTCGTAGTTATCCAAATTTTATCAGGTATGTTTTTAACTATGTACTACGTACCAGATATCGTGCACGCACACGAGTCGGTATATTACTTACAAAATGAAGTAACTCACGGGATGATTGTACGGGGAATGCACCATTGGGGTGCCAGTCTCGTTATCGTAATGATGTTCTTGCATACACTGCGTGTATTCTTTACAGGATCATATAAAAAACCACGTGAGCTTAACTGGGTTGTCGGTGTTCTATTATTCTTCGTAATTTTAGGACTAGGCTTCACAGGATACCTTCTACCATGGGATATGAAGGCTTACTTTGCAACGGTAGTAGGACTTGAAATCGCAGAAGCAGCTCCATTTGTTGGTGGATTTGCTAGAACACTTCTAGCAGGTGGCGATATTATCGGTGCTCAAACACTTGCACGATTCTTTGCGATTCACGTGTTCTTCTTACCAGGAGCACTACTCGGATTACTTGGAGCTCACTTCATTATGATCCGTAAGCAAGGTATCTCAGGTCCGTTGTAAGAGCTATTCATCACATGATAAGGAGGGAACATTATGCATCGCGGTAAAGGTATGAAGTTCGTTGGAGATTCGCGTGTCTCAGCTGAGCGTAAGCCGAATATTCCAAAGGACTATTCTGAATATCCAGGTAAAACAGAGGCGTTTTGGCCAAACTTTTTACTTCGTGAGTGGATGGTAGGTGCCGTATTCTTAATCGGGTTCCTAATCCTTACTGTTGCACACCCTGCGCCATTACAGGCTGTAGCGGATCCAACAGTTTCCGGGTATATTCCACTTCCTGACTGGTATTTCTTATTCTTGTATCAACTATTAAAGTATGAATTTGCTGCAGGTCCATACACAGTTATGGGAGCAGTTGTTATTCCAGGTATTGCATTTGGTGCGTTATTACTCGCTCCATGGCTTGACACAAGTAAGGAGAGACGTCCTCACAAACGTCCGATTGCTTCTGGTCTTATGCTACTTGGTGTTATTTCTATCATTTTCTTAACTTGGGAGTCAGTAGACCAGCATGACTGGGAAGCTGCTGCTAATATCGGACAGCTTGATGAATCTGGTGTTGAAATAGATGAAGCAGCTGCCGGCTATGAGATTTACCAGACACAAGATTCTTGTATCGGGTGTCACGGTGGTGACATGATGGGTGGCGCAGCCGGTCCTAACATGTTCCAAAGTGATTATTCTACTGAAGAAGTTATCGACATTATCGTAAACGGCCAAGGCGCTATGCCAGGCGGTCAATTCGATGGCTCTGATGAAGAATTAGAAACACTTGCTGCATTCATCGCTAATGATGGCCAACAGCCTGAAGGCGAAGGCGGCGGTGGCGGAGAAGCTGAAGAAGGCGGCGAGGGCGAAGAAGATGCCGATGCCAATGCTAACGAAGAAGCGAACGCTAACGAATAATTAAAGGTTTATGGGGCTATTCTACATTCTATGTAGGATTGCCCTTTTTTACTACTTAAGAATCGAGGCTAGTTATGGGCGAATTTATTTTGTACATATTAAGACAACGAATCTTCTTGCTAGTACTTTTTATAGTGAATTTTTTAGGAACGATTTATGGCTATTACTGGTATGAGAATCAACTCATGGCGACGCCGCCTCAATTTTTACTATTTGTGCCAGATAGTCCAACGGCGAGTCTCTTTATTACTATTGCAATCGGATTCTTTTTGTTCGGTAAAAGGTGGCCGTTTATCGAAGCTTTTGCAGCAGTCACCTTAATAAAATATGGGCTGTGGGCCGTCGCAATGAATTTAGGAGCTCAAGCTACTGGCACACCTTTGAGCCTAGTTAGCTGGATGCTAATCCTAAGTCACGCAGGGATGGCTCTTCAAGCATTTCTATACATGCCTTATTTTAGAATCAAGCCAATTCACCTTGTATTAGTTGCTATTTGGACATTATTTAATGACTTTATTGATTACTATTTCGATATGCATCCGTGGGTAGCAAGGTCCCTTGAGCCCTTCATGACAGAAATTGCGGTGTTTACTGTATCTCTAAGTATCTTTTCCTTACTTAGCGTTTATTTACTTAATAAGTATCTTCCTAAAGTTGATCTCAGATAGCATGTCTAACCCTCCTATTTTGCTCATATGGATAAGCAAGATAGGAGGCGAAGACTGTGAAATTTATTATCGGATTCATCCTTTTAGTATCCAGTATGTATCCTTTACCATATACCTATGCGATGCAAGAATCTGAGCAAGACTTTAGTTTTCTTGAGGATAGCGCCAAACGCATTGTACAAGCTATCGACGAAGAGGACTACATACGTGCAAGAGAATCTATTCTTTTATTTGAAAATCAATTTGAAGAAATGAGCCCCAAATTACCGATTCAAACCCTGCATATTCTGATTAGAGAAGAGAGAGCTTTGAAAGAAGAGCTCTCAAAAGCGAATACGGGAAATTTGGATAAAACTAAGGCCTATTCTTTTCTCTTAGTTGTACAAGCTATTAATGGTGATCAAGCCTACAAAGAGCAATTGAAACTTTTATATGAGGATGTCCGTAGTAGTATAAAGAATTCTAATGAGGATATTAATAATGCTTTTAAAAAAGCAAAAGCTCGATACAATGTAACAAAAAGTGTTTTTGAGCTATGCTTGTCAGAAGAAGAATTTTATCCACTGAAGGCTCTTGCTGAAAGGTATTTCACGACTCCTACCGATTTACATGTAGCGAAGCAGTTAGAAGGTCATTTAAAAGAGATTGTATATGACCAAAAAAGGAACGAAGGAATTTTATTCGTTATTTATTTGGTCACGATTTCTATCCTCTCTTCCATGACATATGTCAGCTATAAAAAACTCAAGGTTGAGCGTGAAGAGAAGCTAAAAAAGCCTGTTAGAAGGCGGATTCGTTGACACCTTTCAAAAGTTTGACTAAAATTGATCATAAGGAATAGTAAGAGGAGGAATGTACCCATGTTTGAAACATTTGGAGGCTTTTTAATTTATTTTGCGGCCCTATTAATTATCCCAATGTGGGCTAGTTCGCGCGTTAAAAATACGTATCGTAAATATTCTCAAATACAGGCTTCTTCGGGTATGACTGGAGCAGATGTGGCGAGAAAAATATTACAAGATAATGGTATATATGATGTTACTGTTGAGCCAGTGAAAGGACAGCTTACTGATCATTATGACCCACGTAAGAAGGCTGTACGTTTATCGGAAGCGAATTACTATGGTCGATCGGTAGCAGGAGCAGCTGTCGCTGCGCACGAGGTTGGCCACGCCATGCAGGATGCAGAAGACTATAGTTTTCTTCGCTTTCGCCATGCGTTAGTTCCTGCAGCAGGATTTGGATCAAATACATCCATTTTCTTAATTATGGGTGGAATTCTCTTTACGATCTCAGAGCTTGTGCTACTCGGTGTCATTTTTATGTCCTTCGCGGTACTATTCCAGCTTGTTACATTGCCGGTAGAATTCAATGCATCTAGCAGAGCGATGGGACAAATGGTATCCTCAGGTGTTATTCGAAATGATGAGGAACGTGAAACGAAAAAGGTACTAGATGCTGCGGCATTAACG
This window contains:
- the trpC gene encoding indole-3-glycerol phosphate synthase TrpC: MTILDTIVERKKQEVQLIEIPSERLVERERLSLVDSIKKSQHPMGIIAEVKKASPSKGILVQDFDPLAIAEEYEKLQVAGISVLTDKDFFQGDDRYLTAIKEAVSIPILRKDFIIDHKQVMQADRIGSDAILLIAAILDGTQLKELYEHARELSMDVLVEVHNEEEIEKVVTHIKPELIGVNNRNLKTFETSLANSERLKPYLPKDALFISESGIATSSDTAFLNQIGVDGLLVGEGFMKSDNKHEFLKALFGDQS
- the trpB gene encoding tryptophan synthase subunit beta, whose translation is MTDLKYCGMRSEIDYQKAMKTKADYLGFIFVKSKRQVDPNDVRNWVNTHGRHGKKLVGVFVNEDIESIVNTANVAQLDGLQLHGTEDVKTVRALKEQTDCFIIKTIHHNKDALKTMAAYNDLVDIFLVDTKTETEWGGSGISFDWKAIPSYKEQAKTQDTPLFVAGGITPDNVNDLMSFKPDGIDVSSGIESAASKDERKMKKMAESVKKTYQAPDHLGRFGDFGGKYVPETLMYALEELEEAYKEAQQDESFKQALIKELYEYSGRPTAMTYAERLSEHYGGAQIYLKREDLNHTGAHKINNALAQGLLAMRMGKKQIIAETGAGQHGVASATVAARFGLSCKVFMGAEDIRRQELNVFRMRLLGAEVIEVQSGGKTLKDATNEAIRHWVANVEDTFYLIGSAVGPHPYPMMVRDFQSVIGEESIAQMKRMIGRLPDEVVACVGGGSNAIGMFHPFINYDDVALTGIEAAGKGVDTTEHAATLTRGRKGVLHGSLSYLLQDENGNITEPYSISAGLDYPGIGPEHAHLRDIKRVNYESVTDDEAMKALKDLCELEGILPAIETAHALAYVERHAKTMSKDDVLLVCLSGRGDKDVMTIQETLEADKG
- the trpA gene encoding tryptophan synthase subunit alpha; this translates as MNRLKQDAFQSKKERFVPYIMSSDPSYEASIDIALTLEEAGVDAIEWGVPFSDPLADGPVIQEAGDRARKAGGGLRRAVEGAKEARAKGLTVPLVLFTYINPVLSVGFKEVIELMEDADMDGILIPDLPFEESEELRALCNEKGISLISLVAPSSKNRMEKISRLGDGFIYYVTSLGVTGTRESFAEELSESIQKLRDVASVPVLAGFGISTREHVQHFQSIADGVIVGSALVRFISEREDTLLQANREKPLQEIKSFIEELCS
- the hisC gene encoding histidinol-phosphate transaminase; protein product: MKIKSTLHGLTPYQPGKPMEEVKRELGLDEVVKLASNENPYGASDSVQAAIQEAVSSIAIYPDGGAAKLRQKVAELHNIDEQQIIFGNGSDEVILILCRALLSAGDSIVTATPTFPQYKHNAVIEGANVIEVPLVNGTHDLDAMYDAIDETTKIVFVCNPNNPSGTYVNEEAFMSFLKRVPKDVLVVSDEAYEEYVTAEDYPDTIPLIKNYDNLMVLRTFSKAYGIASLRVGYGVANASFIQGIEPGREPFNTNSIAQAAALAALDDQDFIADCKVKNKEELELFEAFCEDNGFPYYPSQTNFLLFSVNKPGGEVFDYLLRKGFIVRNGEALGFPSYVRVTLGTKEQNERIRSLLTDWLL
- a CDS encoding prephenate dehydrogenase: MSKQIALIGLGLIGGSLALAIKSGLPKAQIKGFDIDQNSVKLASTLQIIDEQAESLEDAVRDADIIILAAPVESTIKLIQQLETLPLQAGAIVTDVGSTKETVVVAGNKLQSKGVFFIGGHPMAGSHKTGVEASIERLFENAYYVLTPAEGVPDNKLIQLQNVLKGTKAKFIQLEPASHDRFAGLISHFPHIVASALVHHVAKAGDEDPLITQLAAGGFRDITRIASASPTMWRDILMHNKEQLLPMIQEWNAIMKNVEDMLHTDDDEAIYAFFADAKDVRDNLPSKKKGAMLPFYDLYVDIPDHPGVISDVTAILAKASISITNIRIIEAREGIMGALRLSFRSEEDLTVAKQQLEEHAYEAYDVQ